The Agrobacterium vitis genome has a segment encoding these proteins:
- the efp gene encoding elongation factor P, whose amino-acid sequence MVKVIASSVRKGNVLEVDGKLYVVLTAQNFHPGKGTPVTQIDMRRIVDGVKVSERWRTTEQVERAFVEDVNHQFLYEDGEGFHFMNPENYDQIVVDVETMGDQKAYLQEGMTCVISMYEGVALALDLPRHVTLEIMETEPVVKGQTASSSYKPAMLSNGIRTLVPPHINAGTRVVIATEDNSYVERAKD is encoded by the coding sequence ATGGTCAAGGTCATCGCCTCTTCGGTCCGCAAGGGCAATGTTCTCGAAGTCGACGGCAAGCTCTATGTCGTGCTTACCGCGCAAAACTTCCATCCCGGCAAAGGCACGCCGGTGACCCAGATCGACATGCGCCGCATCGTTGACGGTGTGAAAGTGTCGGAACGCTGGCGCACAACCGAGCAGGTGGAGCGTGCTTTCGTTGAAGACGTCAACCATCAGTTCCTCTACGAGGATGGTGAAGGCTTCCACTTCATGAACCCGGAAAACTACGACCAAATCGTGGTAGATGTCGAGACCATGGGTGACCAGAAGGCCTATCTCCAGGAAGGCATGACCTGCGTTATCTCCATGTATGAAGGTGTTGCGCTGGCGCTTGACCTGCCGCGCCATGTGACGCTGGAAATCATGGAGACCGAACCGGTCGTCAAAGGCCAGACGGCATCCTCGTCTTATAAGCCTGCGATGCTTTCCAACGGCATCCGCACCCTGGTGCCGCCGCATATCAATGCCGGAACCCGCGTTGTGATCGCCACCGAAGACAATTCCTATGTCGAGCGTGCCAAGGACTGA
- a CDS encoding efflux transporter outer membrane subunit encodes MVSVRLAAPFAMLLLSGCVMGPEHSPPQTALPAKFTEGGTKSAQDTTTVQWWTAFNDARLNTLINQGVNQNLDVLQALERIEQARATVVTSSAGGLPSLTGTASESGSQTNGGYNSQPRAWESKGELSASWLLDLWGQYRRAKQSATASLDAAYASVDTSRLTYLSDLATAYIDARYYQARIAIANEAVKSRRETLALTKLQLEAGAASRLDVVQSEGLVNSQLADIPGFEANFYSNAYHISTLLGLPASTLINDLKKHAPQPVARRVVLSGIPADLIRNRPDIRKAERDLAAAVYDIGNAQAQLLPSITLSGSISPSYVHSNTHGTANTWSFGPSLNLPIFDGGTLRANVKNAQSVAREKYLAWKQTVLNGVEDVESALAAYNRDARAVAANRAYVKSYKEALELSTASYKDGASSLLDVLDAQRELTTAQASLAESIQQMANDYVTLNVAIGGGYNFNGKAQAIEANVKPADIPPALAKAK; translated from the coding sequence ATGGTCTCCGTACGCTTAGCTGCGCCCTTTGCAATGCTGCTTCTGTCAGGTTGCGTGATGGGGCCCGAGCACAGCCCGCCACAAACCGCACTTCCTGCCAAGTTTACTGAGGGCGGCACGAAGTCTGCGCAAGACACGACCACAGTTCAGTGGTGGACGGCGTTCAACGATGCGCGCCTCAACACGCTGATCAACCAGGGCGTCAACCAGAATCTCGATGTTCTGCAGGCACTGGAGCGGATCGAGCAGGCGCGCGCGACCGTCGTCACCTCATCTGCCGGTGGCCTGCCTAGCCTGACAGGCACGGCAAGCGAAAGCGGCAGCCAGACCAATGGCGGCTATAATTCTCAGCCTCGGGCCTGGGAATCCAAAGGCGAGCTTTCCGCGTCCTGGCTTCTCGATCTCTGGGGTCAATATCGCCGCGCCAAGCAGAGCGCTACTGCATCGCTTGATGCCGCCTATGCCAGCGTCGATACGTCTCGCCTGACCTATCTCTCCGATCTGGCGACAGCCTATATCGATGCCCGCTACTATCAGGCCCGTATCGCAATCGCCAACGAAGCCGTCAAATCTCGCCGCGAAACCCTTGCGCTGACCAAGCTGCAGCTTGAAGCCGGTGCAGCTTCGCGCCTCGACGTCGTGCAGTCCGAAGGTCTGGTCAACTCGCAGCTGGCGGATATTCCCGGTTTCGAAGCCAATTTCTATAGCAATGCCTATCACATCTCGACACTTCTTGGCCTTCCCGCCTCGACGCTCATCAACGATCTGAAGAAGCATGCTCCTCAGCCGGTTGCACGTCGTGTGGTTCTGTCGGGAATTCCGGCTGATCTGATCCGCAACCGTCCTGACATTCGCAAGGCAGAACGCGATCTGGCCGCTGCCGTTTACGACATCGGCAATGCGCAGGCGCAGTTGCTGCCTTCGATCACGCTGAGCGGCTCGATTTCGCCGTCCTATGTGCATTCCAACACCCATGGCACAGCCAATACCTGGTCCTTCGGTCCGTCGCTCAACCTGCCGATTTTCGATGGTGGTACGCTGCGTGCCAATGTCAAGAACGCCCAGTCGGTCGCTCGTGAAAAATACCTGGCCTGGAAGCAGACTGTGCTGAACGGCGTCGAAGACGTTGAAAGCGCGCTTGCTGCCTATAACCGCGATGCTCGCGCCGTTGCAGCCAATCGCGCCTATGTAAAGTCCTATAAGGAAGCGCTCGAACTTTCGACCGCATCCTATAAGGACGGCGCTTCGTCCCTGCTCGATGTCTTGGATGCGCAGCGTGAGTTGACCACCGCTCAGGCCAGCCTTGCCGAGTCGATCCAGCAAATGGCCAATGACTATGTGACACTGAATGTTGCCATCGGCGGCGGTTATAATTTCAACGGCAAGGCCCAGGCTATTGAAGCCAATGTCAAGCCTGCGGATATCCCGCCCGCTCTTGCCAAAGCCAAGTAA